The following are from one region of the Nicotiana tabacum cultivar K326 chromosome 3, ASM71507v2, whole genome shotgun sequence genome:
- the LOC107790219 gene encoding proline dehydrogenase 2, mitochondrial-like (The RefSeq protein has 2 substitutions compared to this genomic sequence), which translates to MANKVVCPKLLKNLGFHVRRLNSAPSPLSAVPPLSFTGDFNATTVTTPNLVDTVPQINTVPDKNNIINFDDVKELFYGVPTSKLIRSTLTLQMAAIDPMVDMGMWVMNSKLMEMPIFREVMLGFVKNTFYEHFCAGKDLTEVRRTVSKLSDGGLKAMLDYGVEHATNNESCEQSMKAFIQTIESTKSLPQSSTSFVVVKITAICTPRLLKRMSDLLRWEHKDPSFNLPWKQKTLPLFAESSPLYHTSKKPEPLTVEEERDLQLARERLTKICEKCLEHDVPLLIDAEDTTIQPGIDYMAYSAAIKYHKDDDPLIFGTIQAYLKDAKERMAIAKKAAEKMGVPMGFKLVRGAYMCSERELASRLGFQSPIHDSIEQTHACFNSCAEFMIEEIANGSGAVVLATHNIESGKLAATKAIDMGIKDSQKLQFAQLYGMAEGLTFGLRNAGFQVSKYLPFGPVDQIMHYLMRRAEENRGMLSTSAFDRQLMRKELSRRLKVATS; encoded by the exons ATGGCCAACAAGGTTGTTTGTCCGAAACTACTCAAGAACCTCGGATTTCATGTCCGCCGTTTAAACTCAGCTCCGTCTCCCCTTTCCGCCGTCCCGCCTTTAAGTTTCACCGGCGATTTTAACGCCACCACCGTCACGACACCAAATCTGGTGGATACCGTACCACAGATTAATACAGTCCCTGACAAGAATAACATTATCAATTTTGACGATGTTAAGGAGCTGTTCTACGGCGTTCCTACCTCAAAGTTGATAAGATCAACGCTGACGCTACAGATGGCAGCGATTGATCCAATGGTTGATATGGGGATGTGGGTAATGAATTCTAAGCTCATGGAAATGCCTATTTTTAGGGAGGTAATGCTGGGATTTGTTAAGAATACATTTTATGAACATTTTTGTGCTGGAAAAGACTTAACGGAAGTCCGTAGGACCGTTAGCAAACTATCGGACGGCGGCTTAAAAGCCATGCTTGATTATGGGGTGGAACATGCCACCAATAATGAGTCTTGTGAACAGAGTATGAAAGCCTTTATTCAGACAATTGAATCAACCAAATCACTACCACAATCTTCG ACTAGCTTTGTGGTGGTGAAGATAACTGCAATTTGTACACCTCGGCTGCTCAAAAGAATGAGTGATTTGCTGAGATGGGAACACAAAGATCCTTCATTCAATCTTCCATGGAAGCAAAAGACACTTCCACTTTTCGCCGAATCAAGCCCTCTTTATCACACTTCGAAAAAACCAGAGCCTCTAACGGTAGAGGAAGAGCGTGATCTACAATTAGCTCATGAAAGACTAACGAAAATTTGCGAGAAATGTTTGGAACACGATGTTCCTTTACTCATTGATGCCGAGGATACAACTATTCAACCTGGAATTGATTACATGGCTTATTCTGCAGCAATTAAGTACCACAAAGACGACGGCCCGTTGATTTTCGGAACAATTCAAGCTTACTTGAAAGATGCGAAAGAAAGAATGGCGATAGCGAAAAAAGCTGCAGAGAAAATGGGAGTTCCAATGGGATTTAAGTTGGTGAGAGGTGCTTATATGTGTAGTGAAAGAGAGTTGGCTTCTCGATTAGGATTCCAATCTCCTATTCATGATAGCATTGAACAAACACATGCTTGCTTCAATTCTTGTGCTGAGTTTATGATCGAAGAGATTGCTAATGGCTCTGGAGCAGTTGTTCTTGCTACTCATAACATTGAGTCAG GAAAGCTTGCTGCAACTAAAGCAATAGATATGGGAATCAAGGATAGTCAAAAGCTCCAATTTGCTCAGCTATATGGTATGGCAGAGGGACTTACTTTTGGGCTGAGAAATGCAGGATTTCAAGTGAGCAAGTATTTGCCATTTGGACCTGTTGACCAGATTATGCACTACCTTATGAGGAGAGCTGAAGAAAACAGAGGCATGTTATCTACATCGGCATTCGACAGGCAACTCATGAG GAAGGAGTTGAGCAGGAGACTTAAAGTCGCAACTTCTTGA